GTACCGGGAGAACCTAATATGCCGGGTTTCCGGGCGGGTCTTATCTCAGTTATGAGATTTTTTTGAAATGGATGCTGCCCAAAAGCCTTTTTACTCTGGCATGCTATTTGCTACATCATAATGCTACCTAAAATAAACTGTTTTTTCACACGGAATTTCGATATTAAATTTATATCAAAGAAAGAGAGTGTAATAATCAATGCTCACAAAAGAGGTTTACGCAAACTATATTTTGATTTTAAAAACCGAGTTGATCGAAGCATTGGGATGTACCGAGCCTATAGCAATCGCCTATGCGTCGGCTAAAGCAAGGGCTGTTTTGGGTAAGCGTCCGGAGAGGATCGAAATTGGGTGCAGCGGAAATATAATAAAAAACGTCAAGGGTGTTGTCGTACCTAACACAGGCGGGCTGATAGGTATTGATGCTGCTGCTATAGCCGGAGTGGTTGGAGGAGATCCGGAAAAAGGTCTTCAGGTATTGGAGAGCGTCAAGAGTGAGCAATACGATGAGATCAGAGATTTAATGAAAAAAGGCTGCTGCAGAGTTTATCATTTAAAGGGAGTAGAAAACCTGTACATCGAAGCCAAGGTCTTTTCAGAGGATGGATCTGCCGAGGTTTACATTGAAGATTCCCATACCAATATTGTTAAAATAGTAAAAGCCGGAAAAGTTCTTTTTGAGAATAAGAGAGGAGATGAAAATGATCCGAAAACAGCCGGTGATAAGTCCCTTCTCAATATAAAAGACATTATCGGATTTTCTGAATCCGTGGATTTAGAAGAGCTGCGTGAGCTGCTTACCAGGCAGATTACCGTAAATACAGCCATTGCTGAGGAAGGTATAAAAAACGATTATGGTGTCAGTGTAGGCAAGACACTCCTGAAATATTACGGTGATGATGTCTCGGTCAGAGCCAGGGCCAAGGCTGCTGCGGGCAGTGATGCCAGAATGAGCGGCTGTTCGCTTCCGGTTGTTATTAACTCAGGCAGCGGAAACCAGGGTATTACCGCGTCTATTCCTGTAATAGAATTTGCCAGGGAATTAGGCGTTAGTGAAGAGAAGCTCTTTAGGGCGTTAATTATCAGCAATCTTGCTTCTATTCATCAAAAGGCTCAGATTGGCAAGCTTTCCGCATACTGCGGAGCTGTGAGCGCTGCGGCCGGAAGCGGCGCAGGGATCGCCTATCTGAATGGAGGGGGCTACGAAGAGATTTCGCAAACAATCATCAATACTATTGCCAATATAGGGGGGATGGTTTGCGATGGCGCCAAACCTTCTTGCGCCGCCAAGATATCCTCTGCTATCGGCGCGGCGATTCTTGGCTATCAGCTTAGCGTACAGGGGAAAGTTTTCAAGAATGGAGAAGGCCTTGTCAAGGATGGAGTCGAGGCAACAATCGAGAGCCTGGGAAGGTTAGGCAAAAAGGGCATGGAAAGCACAGATCTTGAAATCATTAATATCATGCTTGACAAGTAGAGAGGGCGCGGGGCTCGTACGCAAAGAAGCGCTCTGTTTCAGAGCGCTTCTTAAGCCAATTTGTATTAAACTAATTTTGCAATGCCTTGAGATTTCCACTCATGATATCATTTAAATGCTTTTGGATCTTATCGTAAGGCCAATCCCACCACTGTAAACGCAGTAAGGTTTCAACAATTTTTGAATCAAATCTTTTTCTGATTTACAGGGTATTGATACAGAACATTGTTTTTTTTCAAATTGTGTAGGGTCGTTGACATAATCATTATAAAAGGTGTAATTGCCTACAAGAATATTTGGGTTTTTAATCACATTCTTTAAATAAACGGATTCATGGTCATTTCTGACAGATGCTTCTCTTTAATTTATCATAAAGCATTCTTATTTCATAAGTTTGTTGGTTCTGACTATTCATCTTTTATGCTCCTTTTTGACAAAAGGCTTATCGGGTTTTGAAACATGGTCCAACGTCATCTATATATCTGAACTCATAATTTCTTTTTCAATGGAAGAAAGTATTATAAATGTCTCAGTATTTCCGAAAGCCTGTATTTTCCCGATCAGATTTTCCAAGCTAAGCATATTGTCCAATCGTGCCTTCACAATTTTACAATAAGGTCCGGTTACATGATGACACTCAGTAATCAAATCTTCAGTCTTAACGAAATTCATAAACTTTTCTGCCATCTGAACATTCATGTCAACATTAATAAGTACATTGATGTTCTTGCCCAGTTTATCATAGTTTATTACAGCTTTGTAACCAGAAATAATGCCTGCTTCCTCAAGTCTCTTCACTCTTTCCGCTGCTGCAGGTGGGCTGAGAGACACCCTTTTGGCAAGCTCTTTCATGGGAATTCGACCGTCTTCCAAAAGTGCTTGCATGATTTTGTAATCCGTTGAGTCCATAAAACAATCCTCCCTGGCAAAGGTGTATTAAGTTTCAACCTAAAATCTTTTTAGTAATAATTTTGTTCAAAAATACTTTTTATCTCAATTGTATCTTTAGTCGCGCTCAGGGCAATCATTAACTTTATTCTAGCTTTTTGCCCGGGAAGATTGTTACCTAAAATGACACCTTTTTGAGTTAACTCGTGACCAGCACCAGCATAACCGTAATTATCCATAACTCTTCCCATGAAACACCTTGATACCAGAACAACCGGTATGTTATTGTCCAAGGCGTATTCAATCCCCGGAACCATATTTGGCGGAATATTGCCCCTGCCCATACCTTCAACTACAATCCCGTGGGTTCCAGAATCAACACAGAACTTTAACAATCTGTCATCCATTCCGCAACCACACTTGATAAGATCAACTTTACTGTCAATTCGTCCAGCAGGTATGTATTCTCTTTTATTATAGCTGTAATAGAAATGAACCTTATTTTCATCAACAAACCCAATAGGCCCAAAATCTTTGCTTTTAAAACTGTCTAAAGTATTTGTGTTTGTTTTTGTTACCTGAGAAGCCAAGTGTATCTCCTTGTTCATTACTACCATGACTCCTCGATTGTATGCTTCCCCGGATACTGCAGTACATAGAGCATCTATAAGATTAGAAGGTCCGTCCCACCCAGGTTCAGAACTATTTTTCATAGAACCTACGAAAATCACGGGCTTAGTGCCTTGATAAGTCAGATCTACAAGAAATGCCGTTTCCTCCATGGAATCCGTTCCGTGGGTGACAACCACACCATCATAACCACCCTGTTCTAGTTTACTACTAATCAAACATGACAATTCCCACATTTTCTCCGGCGTCATATGCGGGCCCGGCATCATGCCGAAATTGAGGAAATGCATATCTGCAATGTTTTCAAGGCCTGGCGTTAACCTAAGAATGTCTTCTCCATCCATAACAGGAATAGATGAATTACTTTTTTCATCCTTTTTCATCGAAATAGTTCCACCAGTAAATATAAAAAGTATCTTTTTCATCTTGAACAGCCTTTCTTTTAACGTGCTATCATTGTAGCATTAGGCAATCCAAGTGTACATGAATCAAATTACGTGTATTTAATAAAACAGCCTAATAAAGTTATGATTTTGTTGAAAAATTAATATTACTTTAAAGATAATTTTGATTTTCACTTAACATTTACTAAGCGGTCAAAATCAAGCACAGTAACCATTGTCGAAACTGTCTAAGAAATGTCAACACAGTTTGCCACACTGGCCGGTTCAGGGCCTCCTTACCTTGAGGAATTATTGTTTGATCGTTTGATTCCGTTGATGATTCCATAGTTTCCCCCTTTGATCCCTAAAAAAGCCACGGTTTGCTTGCAGGTACCTCTTGTCCATGTCTTTTATAAGTTGCCGCAGGCAAAAAGCTCTTTAGTCCGATAGCTTATACTCGGCGGAACTTGTCGTTCCGCGAAGGTACCTGGAACCTACACGGAACGACAATATATGACAGCCCATTAGCCTGTTCCGCCGAATACGGTTTTGAGTACAATCGGCTTATAGTGTAGAGGTAAAAAGAACTATCTTGATATAGTGATAGGGTTACCTGCCAACTTGTTTTACGGTGTATCCATCCCAACGACAATTTTAGTATTTAAAAAAAATCGTAAAACAAAAGATATTTTCTTTATCGATGCAAGCAACGAATTTGAAAAAGGTAAGAATCAAAATAGGCTTACTGAAGAAAACATCAATAAGATTATTGAAACTTTTGGAAATTAATGTGTAGGAATTGATTGGAAGGGTCAAGGATATTGTTTCTTGACTCTTTTTCATTGATAATCCGTTTTAGTGAAAAATACTCTTCAACTAAGGAAGCGGTAGGTCCTCACGACATCATTTTTGTCTACTCAAGGCACGTTGAGCGTGCGGTAGTGCAATATAAAAAAACAAGAATCAACAGCCACAAAATTTTTGAAGGGCTTGAGTAAAGAGATGGATATGAACTTTTTCATCAAGTATGATTCGCTGGAGTATTGCCTGTACATGAAAATCATTAATGTAGTAAATATGTTTTTCGTATTCTGCAATTGCTTTGTATTCTGCATCAATGTCTACTTTTAATTGCATACAAAGATCAGATCCATAATAAATGTATTTTCCCGACCAAAAATTTTCATGTATAGAACTATTGGAGCCTCTTATTACTGGACTTCCCCCAAGTTTTTTTATTGTATCTGCTAAGATTTCCATGTGCAGCATTTCAGTTGTTGCTATATTTTCTAGTAAATCTCCAAGCTCCTTATCAATTTGTTTAAATAAGAAATAATGATAAAGATATTGGCTAATGGCAGTAAACTCACTGATTACCCCAGCATAGTCATCCATTAATATTTCAGCATAATTGAGATTAGGGTTAAGAACTTTCACCTCGGGGTAGGGAGATGGGTCAGCGTATTTGCCTCTTTTATGCTTTTCATAATTGATTTCGCTCATCACATTAACCTCCAGAAAAAAGAATCCTTTTTTTATATATTCTGGGGGGATTGAAAAATGTCAAGGCATCCCTCGATGTACGTTTTAACTTCAAATTTTGCTTTCATCAGAGATGGTGAGGGGCTTCACTTTGGTCAATTTTGACCTGAATCCATAGCAGGTGGTATCCTATAGAAGATGTAAAAGAGGAGAGCCGCACCACACATTTATGATCAAAGTTTAGGGGATCATACAATGAACAACCAAAATCTAAAAGAAAATGGAGACCGATCATGAAAAAAGCATTATTATTAGTATTTGCATTATTATTAGTATCTCTTACAGGTTGTGCACAAAAAGCACCAGTACCTGCTTCGCCAACTCCAGCAGCTTCATCAAATACTGTAACACCGGATGTACAGTCCGGCAGCTCAAAAACGTGGGCTACAGCTCCAGTAATGCAAATCGATATTACAAAACAATATCATGCGACTATTCACACGACAATGGGTGACATAGGTGTTAACTTGTTTGCAAAAGACGCACCAAAAACAGTTAATAACTTTGTATTCTTAGCGTCTAACAACTTCTACAACAACGTTCCATTCCATAGAGTTATAAAAACTTTTATGATCCAAACTGGAGATCCAACTGGTACTGGAACTGGCGGACCTGGTTATGAATTTGCAGATGAATTGTCCAAAGCGCATACCTACGCACCTGGGATAGTGGCCATGGCTAATGCAGGTCCAAATACAAATGGCAGTCAATTCTTCATTTGCTCAGGTGCTGATTCAGTGAACTTAAACAAAAGTCCAAACTACACAATTTTTGGGCAAGTAGATTCTGGTATGGATGTTGTAAATAAGATAGCAAGTGTACCCGTAGGACCAAGCCCTTCAGGTGAAGTAAGCGCACCAACTACCCCAGTCCTCATGAAGTCCATAGAGATTCAAGAAAAGTAATATTTACAGCAGCATTGGTTTATTTGTTAATATTTAGTTACTAATCATGAGGAAATGGTGTTTAGAGTTGAATAGGAAAGCTCTTTTACTCTCTTTGACGCTGAACAAGCGTCTTTTTGATTGGAAAATATTAGTATTGTCGAATTGGGGGAATTTAGCAGGAAATAAAGATAAAGCAATTATCTTCGGCTCTTTTGTGTTCTTGTCCTAAATTACTCTTGGGTACCATGACTAATCTAATTTGTTTGAATGCCTGATCTTACGTTATATCAAATAGGCTTGCATGATAATTTCAAGGGGGGCTTAAAGACTATTATATGTATACTTGGTTCCGTATGTGGTATCATGTAGTAGAGGGGAGATACAATGACTAAACTAGACAAGCTATTTTCAGATATAGTTAATAACCCAAAAAATGTTAGATTTGAAAATATCGACAAAGTCTTGAAGCACTATGGTTTTGAATGCAGAAATCCTATGTAAAGAAAGCGATTAGCGCGATCCAACAATTAGACAGAGGTGAAGAATAATGGGTAAAGATCTAGAATATTACCTCAACCTAGAATATGAAATTAAACTTAAGAAACTTTCCCAAGAAGAAGGTGGCGGTTGGTTTGCTGAAATACCTTTACTTCCTGGTTGTATGTCAGACGGCGAATCCTTAGAAGAAGCAGTCGAAAATCTAGGCAATGCAAAAAGGGAATGGATTGAGGCGAGCTTTGAATTAGGAAGAGCAATTCCTGAACCCACAGCTGAAGAATTTTCGGGACAATTGAGAGTTAGGATGCCTAAAACATTACATCGTACTCTTTCACAAATGGCTAAAGACGAAAATGTAAGTTTAAATCAGCTAATAATTCATCAATTATCTAAAGGTATTGGATATAGATTATAAGATAGCCGATTTCATATAACTCCTAGAGATTTATGATGTTCAAGGAAGTTGATGAATTTGGCTTCGTAGTAAAAATGTACAAGATTAGGTGTGAGTCTGAAGGATTAGAGCCGCGAAATCCAAATGCCAAAAGATTTGAGACCATAAATTCAAAATGAATTTCTATGATCTTGAATAACGGATTTACAGTCTATCAGAAATTGTTCTTAATTAAAATGCACCCCCTTTGAAAAAAGTGGGTGCATCGTTAATTTGTATCAAAGATTGAGTCGTTAGACAGTAGAGGCGAAGGACCTCGAACCCTTCGTCTAGCCTTTTTCTGAGTGTTTCTATCAATGGATACAGAGCTATCCAGGCACGTTGGTGTTACTTTATTGTTATTATTGTAACTGCGTCCTGGTGGGGGGCAGTCTAATTAATTAATGAACTAAAATCAACTCCAAATAAAAATGGCCTTGCCTTCAAGGAAATGTAACCTTGAGGCAGGGCCATTTTAAGGGAATTTGTTTACTAAATATCCAATCAGCTTACCTGACAGGCATTAATTCCTAGCAAGTATCTGGTTATTATTGTTCAATACTATTTGAAACAGTTTTCGGGTTTTTGCGGTATAATTATGGTTCATCCAAGTCAGAAGGCATAATGATACCAACAAGTTAGAATAAAACAATGGAATTAAAGAAGGTATTATTTTATACTAAACAAATATTAAGCTCCACGCTTTCCGTAGGAGAACGAACTGGAAGTATCGTGAGGCATGATGTTAAAAAGTATGTCTTCAGATTGTCTAGAAAAACTGAAAGGGTATTAAATGATATGCTTACAAAAGAATTACTAAGCTACATATTGGATATTGGAGAACAAATGCTGGTCAGCGGTGCTGAAGTAAATCGCGTGGAGGACTCCATCAGTCGTATCTGCAAAGCATATGATGCAAAGCGGGTGGATGTATTTACTATCACGTCTAGCATCGTCGTATCTCTTCAATCGAGAAGCGGAAATACCCTCACTCAAACCAGGAGGATCTTAAAATACTCAACGGATTTGGATAAGTTGGACAGACTTAATAATCTTTCCCACTATATTTGTGCTCACAAACCTGAGGCAGAATATATTAGAAATGAAATTGAAAAGATCGGTATTAGACGCATATATAGTCCGATTGTCCAATATTTAGTTTATGGTATGATTGCTGGAACATTCACGATTTTCTATGGAGGTGACTTGAATGATGCAGCAGTTTCTGCAGCTATCGGCATGATATTGAAATCAGCGATCACTTTTATCCAAAGATTAGATAAGAATGTTTTTATTGTAAATATACTATGCTCCTTCGTTGTAGGTATGCTGGGGGTTCTGTTAGTTAGAACCGGGATAGGTCATAGCTTCGATAAAATTGCAATCGGAAATATCATGCTGCTGATACCAGGATTGGCTCTCACGAACTCAATAAGGGATATCATAAGCGGAGATACGATAGCAGGACTACTGCGCCTTTGTGAAGCTATTCTTGTAGCTTTGTCCATCTCTTTTGGATTCGGTCTGGTATCAGTTTTTGTTGGAGGTATGTTTAAATGATCCATGCATTTCAAATCATTTTGGCTTTTATGGGTTCACTTGGTTTTTCGATTCTATTCAATATTAAAGGCAGGAAAATATGGTATGCTGCTTTAGGTGGTATGTTAGCATGGGTGATATACTTACTGGGTGGTCTCTGGCTAAGCGGCGAAATGACGCAGTACTTCGTATCGGCTATCATAGTGACCTTTTACTCGGAGATATGCGCCCGAATCGAGAAAACGCCTGCTACTACTTTTTTAACAGCAGCTATTATACCATTAGTTCCTGGTCGGGCCTTATACTACACAATGAGTTATGTGATCAATAATAAGTTTGTAGAGTTTACCGATTATGGCTCTTATACGGTTAGTATTGCAGTGGCCATAGCAGCCGGCATTATGGTCGCATCTTCGCTGTCCAGAGTTGTTTTTGCATTACGCTCTTATGAATACCGTCATCATTCAATGTAAAAAAGAGGGAACCGCAGCTCCTGTTATTCATCATTATTATTTATTCCTTTAGTCGCAAGGATATTTAAGCGTTTTTAGAGAAAATTGTAACCTAAATATACAACAATATTGTATCTTTCAAAAAGCAAATTATTAGTTATAATAAAATACATC
This Desulfosporosinus orientis DSM 765 DNA region includes the following protein-coding sequences:
- a CDS encoding serine dehydratase subunit alpha family protein codes for the protein MLTKEVYANYILILKTELIEALGCTEPIAIAYASAKARAVLGKRPERIEIGCSGNIIKNVKGVVVPNTGGLIGIDAAAIAGVVGGDPEKGLQVLESVKSEQYDEIRDLMKKGCCRVYHLKGVENLYIEAKVFSEDGSAEVYIEDSHTNIVKIVKAGKVLFENKRGDENDPKTAGDKSLLNIKDIIGFSESVDLEELRELLTRQITVNTAIAEEGIKNDYGVSVGKTLLKYYGDDVSVRARAKAAAGSDARMSGCSLPVVINSGSGNQGITASIPVIEFARELGVSEEKLFRALIISNLASIHQKAQIGKLSAYCGAVSAAAGSGAGIAYLNGGGYEEISQTIINTIANIGGMVCDGAKPSCAAKISSAIGAAILGYQLSVQGKVFKNGEGLVKDGVEATIESLGRLGKKGMESTDLEIINIMLDK
- a CDS encoding Lrp/AsnC family transcriptional regulator, with the translated sequence MDSTDYKIMQALLEDGRIPMKELAKRVSLSPPAAAERVKRLEEAGIISGYKAVINYDKLGKNINVLINVDMNVQMAEKFMNFVKTEDLITECHHVTGPYCKIVKARLDNMLSLENLIGKIQAFGNTETFIILSSIEKEIMSSDI
- a CDS encoding asparaginase — encoded protein: MKKILFIFTGGTISMKKDEKSNSSIPVMDGEDILRLTPGLENIADMHFLNFGMMPGPHMTPEKMWELSCLISSKLEQGGYDGVVVTHGTDSMEETAFLVDLTYQGTKPVIFVGSMKNSSEPGWDGPSNLIDALCTAVSGEAYNRGVMVVMNKEIHLASQVTKTNTNTLDSFKSKDFGPIGFVDENKVHFYYSYNKREYIPAGRIDSKVDLIKCGCGMDDRLLKFCVDSGTHGIVVEGMGRGNIPPNMVPGIEYALDNNIPVVLVSRCFMGRVMDNYGYAGAGHELTQKGVILGNNLPGQKARIKLMIALSATKDTIEIKSIFEQNYY
- a CDS encoding ferritin-like domain-containing protein, with protein sequence MSEINYEKHKRGKYADPSPYPEVKVLNPNLNYAEILMDDYAGVISEFTAISQYLYHYFLFKQIDKELGDLLENIATTEMLHMEILADTIKKLGGSPVIRGSNSSIHENFWSGKYIYYGSDLCMQLKVDIDAEYKAIAEYEKHIYYINDFHVQAILQRIILDEKVHIHLFTQALQKFCGC
- a CDS encoding peptidylprolyl isomerase — translated: MKKALLLVFALLLVSLTGCAQKAPVPASPTPAASSNTVTPDVQSGSSKTWATAPVMQIDITKQYHATIHTTMGDIGVNLFAKDAPKTVNNFVFLASNNFYNNVPFHRVIKTFMIQTGDPTGTGTGGPGYEFADELSKAHTYAPGIVAMANAGPNTNGSQFFICSGADSVNLNKSPNYTIFGQVDSGMDVVNKIASVPVGPSPSGEVSAPTTPVLMKSIEIQEK
- a CDS encoding toxin-antitoxin system HicB family antitoxin produces the protein MGKDLEYYLNLEYEIKLKKLSQEEGGGWFAEIPLLPGCMSDGESLEEAVENLGNAKREWIEASFELGRAIPEPTAEEFSGQLRVRMPKTLHRTLSQMAKDENVSLNQLIIHQLSKGIGYRL
- a CDS encoding threonine/serine ThrE exporter family protein, which gives rise to MELKKVLFYTKQILSSTLSVGERTGSIVRHDVKKYVFRLSRKTERVLNDMLTKELLSYILDIGEQMLVSGAEVNRVEDSISRICKAYDAKRVDVFTITSSIVVSLQSRSGNTLTQTRRILKYSTDLDKLDRLNNLSHYICAHKPEAEYIRNEIEKIGIRRIYSPIVQYLVYGMIAGTFTIFYGGDLNDAAVSAAIGMILKSAITFIQRLDKNVFIVNILCSFVVGMLGVLLVRTGIGHSFDKIAIGNIMLLIPGLALTNSIRDIISGDTIAGLLRLCEAILVALSISFGFGLVSVFVGGMFK
- a CDS encoding threonine/serine exporter family protein, which encodes MIHAFQIILAFMGSLGFSILFNIKGRKIWYAALGGMLAWVIYLLGGLWLSGEMTQYFVSAIIVTFYSEICARIEKTPATTFLTAAIIPLVPGRALYYTMSYVINNKFVEFTDYGSYTVSIAVAIAAGIMVASSLSRVVFALRSYEYRHHSM